The Gallaecimonas pentaromativorans genome includes the window GTAAACGTTGCCTCCTTCCAGGTCTCCGTCAATGACGTCGTCTCCATCCGTGAGAAGGCCAAGAAACAGGCTCGCATCAAAGCAGCTCTGGAACTGGCTGAACAGCGTGAAAAGCCGACCTGGCTGGAAGTTGACAAAGACAAGATGGAAGGCACCTACAAGCGTCTTCCTGAGCGTACTGATCTGTCCGCCGACATCAACGAACAGCTGATCGTCGAGCTTTACTCCAAGTAAAGCTTAACGCACTAGAGAGGACTATATGCAGGGTTCTGTTACTGATTTTCTCAAGCCGCGGCTGGTGGACATTGAAAGCCTCAGCCCGACTCGAGCCAAAGTGACCCTGGAGCCGCTTGAACGCGGTTTCGGCCACACACTTGGCAATGCGCTACGCCGCATTCTCCTGTCTTCCATGCCCGGCTGTGCCGTAACGGAAGTGGAAATTGATGGCGTACTGCACGAGTACTCCAGCAAAGAAGGTGTTCAAGAGGATGTTATTGAGATCCTTCTGAACCTGAAAGGCCTGGCTGTGAAGCTGCACGGTAAAAACGAAGCCATGCTGACACTCACCAAGAGTGGCGCTGGCGCTGTCGTTGCGGCAGACATCACTACTGACGGTGATGTGGAAATCATGAACCCCGAGCACCACATCTGCACTTTGACTGGCGACGCGGAAATTTCCATGCGCATCAAAGTAGAGATGGGTCGCGGTTACGTACCTGCTTCTTCTCGTCTGACTCTGGAAGAGGATGACCGTCCTGTGGGCCGCCTGCTGGTCGACGCCGGTTTCTCTCCCGTTGAG containing:
- a CDS encoding DNA-directed RNA polymerase subunit alpha, with amino-acid sequence MQGSVTDFLKPRLVDIESLSPTRAKVTLEPLERGFGHTLGNALRRILLSSMPGCAVTEVEIDGVLHEYSSKEGVQEDVIEILLNLKGLAVKLHGKNEAMLTLTKSGAGAVVAADITTDGDVEIMNPEHHICTLTGDAEISMRIKVEMGRGYVPASSRLTLEEDDRPVGRLLVDAGFSPVERIAYNVERARVEQRTDLDKLVIDMETNGTIDPEEAIRRAATIMAEQLEAFVELRDMSEPEQKEEKPEFDPILLRPVDDLELTVRSANCLKAEAIHYIGDLVQRTEVELLKTPNLGKKSLTEIKDVLASRGLSLGMRLENWPPASLVDRD